The following are encoded in a window of Ricinus communis isolate WT05 ecotype wild-type chromosome 4, ASM1957865v1, whole genome shotgun sequence genomic DNA:
- the LOC8274372 gene encoding cyclic nucleotide-gated ion channel 1 translates to MNYSQEKFVRFQDWRSEKSMETQYSVSDGIHSRKIRMSITSVSEKFQRGLESGSERIKRIRKSLKSYSFGSAVTKGLNSGNKILDPQGPFLQRWNKIFVLSCLIAVSLDPLFFYVPVINDIEKCLGLDSRMEIVASVLRWFTDIFYIIHIIFQFRTGFIAPSSRVFGRGVLVEDTWEIAKRYLSSYFLIDILAVLPLPQVVILIIIPKMKGSRSLNTKNLLKFVVLFQYIPRFMRIYPLYKEVTRTSGILTETAWAGAAFNLFLYMLASHVLGAFWYLVSIERETVCWKKACDDHIGCVRDSLYCGNQAGVNKTFLDGACPVQIPNTEIFNFGIFLDALQSGVVATHDFPKKFFYCFWWGLRNLSSLGQNLETSTFVWEICFAVSISIFGLVLFSFLIGNMQTYLQSTTTRLEEMRVKRRDAEQWMSHRLLPENLRERIRRHEQYKWQETRGVDEENLVCNLPRDLRRDIKRHLCLALLMRVPMFEKMDEQLLDAMCDRLKPALYTEESYIVREGDPVDEMLFIMRGKLLTMTTNGGRTGFFNSEYLKAGDFCGEELLTWALDPNSSSNLPISTRTVQTLTEVEAFALMADDLKFVASQFRRLHSKQLRHTFRFYSQQWRTWAACFIQAAWRRYSKKKLEESLRQEENRLQDALAKTSGNSPSLGATIYASRFAANALRALRRTGTRKARLLERVPPMLLQKPAEPDFTAEER, encoded by the exons ATGAATTATTCACAGGAGAAGTTTGTGAG GTTTCAGGATTGGAGGTCGGAGAAAAGTATGGAAACACAGTATTCCGTGAGTGATGGGATACattcaagaaaaattaggATGAGTATAACCTCTGTCTCGGAGAAGTTTCAAAGAGGATTAGAATCTGGCTCTGAAAGAATCAAAAGGATtagaaaatcattaaaatcGTATTCGTTCGGAAGTGCTGTTACTAAAGGCTTGAATTCTGGGAATAAGATTCTTGACCCCCAGGGACCTTTCCTTCAAAGATGGAATAAGATATTTGTATTGTCATGTCTAATTGCTGTTTCGCTGGatcctttgttcttttatgTACCTGTGATTAATGATATTGAGAAGTGCCTTGGTTTGGACAGCAGGATGGAGATTGTAGCCAGCGTTCTGCGTTGGTTCACagatattttctatataattcatattatttttcagtttCGTACTGGTTTTATTGCTCCATCTTCTCGAGTATTTGGAAGAGGTGTTTTAGTTGAAGATACTTGGGAAATAGCTAAGAGGTATCTGTCATCATATTTCTTAATTGACATTCTTGCAGTCCTTCCACTTCCGCAG GTCGtgattttaattatcattCCAAAAATGAAGGGCTCGAGATCTTTGAATACAAAGAACTTGTTAAAATTTGTTGTTCTCTTCCAGTATATACCAAGGTTTATGCGTATCTATCCATTGTATAAAGAAGTTACAAGAACTTCTGGCATACTTACAGAAACTGCATGGGCTGGAGCTGCATTTAATCTGTTTCTTTACATGCTTGCCAGTCAT GTACTTGGAGCCTTTTGGTACTTGGTTTCCATAGAAAGAGAAACAGTATGCTGGAAAAAAGCCTGTGATGATCATATTGGTTGTGTACGTGATTCTTTGTATTGTGGTAATCAAGCAGGAGTAAACAAGACTTTTCTGGATGGGGCTTGCCCTGTACAAATACCAAATACAGAGATATTTAACTTTGGAATATTCCTTGATGCCCTTCAATCTGGTGTTGTGGCAACTCATGATTTTCCAAAGAAGTTCTTTTACTGTTTCTGGTGGGGCCTGCGAAATCTAAG CTCTCTTGGTCAAAACCTTGAAACGAGTACTTTTGTTTGGGAAATCTGCTTTGCAGTTTCCATTTCTATATTTGGCTTGGTACTATTTTCGTTTCTCATTGGAAATATGCAG ACATATCTGCAATCCACAACCACAAGATTGGAGGAAATGAGAGTTAAGAGGCGTGATGCAGAACAGTGGATGTCTCATCGCTTACTTCCTGAGAATCTCAGAGAACGTATCAGGCGACATGAACAATACAAATGGCAAGAAACCAGGGGTGTTGATGAGGAGAATTTGGTTTGCAATCTTCCCAGAGACCTCAGAAGGGACATAAAACGTCATCTCTGCTTGGCCTTGCTTATGAGG GTGCCTATGTTTGAGAAAATGGATGAGCAACTACTGGATGCAATGTGTGACCGTCTCAAGCCAGCTCTCTACACAGAGGAAAGCTACATTGTTCGAGAGGGAGACCCTGTTGATGAGATGCTTTTCATCATGCGAGGCAAGCTATTAACGATGACCACTAATGGTGGAAGAACTGGCTTCTTCAACTCTGAGTACCTTAAGGCTGGTGATTTCTGTGGAGAGGAATTGCTGACGTGGGCCCTAGATCCCAACTCCTCTTCTAACCTTCCTATCTCAACAAGAACTGTTCAAACCCTTACTGAAGTCGAAGCATTTGCCTTAATGGCTGATGACTTGAAATTTGTCGCGTCCCAATTCCGGAGACTTCACAGCAAGCAACTCCGCCACACTTTCAGGTTTTACTCACAGCAATGGAGGACTTGGGCAGCATGTTTTATACAAGCTGCCTGGCGACGATATAGTAAAAAGAAACTTGAAGAGTCCCTCCGTCAAGAGGAGAACAGGTTGCAAGATGCATTAGCCAAGACGAGTGGAAACTCACCTAGTTTAGGTGCCACCATATACGCCTCAAGATTTGCTGCAAATGCGCTTCGTGCTCTTCGGCGTACGGGTACTCGCAAGGCAAGGTTACTGGAGAGGGTGCCACCAATGCTGCTTCAGAAACCTGCAGAACCAGATTTTACAGCTGAAGAACGGTAG
- the LOC8274371 gene encoding plastidial pyruvate kinase 4, chloroplastic isoform X2, giving the protein MQFQLLHSQVITINYLASANNLIHYLALRCLDVEQLKYDLSLIGLLNLETINSHVLASLTASIQVLENSNTDPRKPDENIDGGIFSHKRLNQQEFAAFTIQTMRKKVFSNRELLLGQLEDGRTTHIMVTVGEEAIESEAFITELMKAGASIIRINCAHGSPSTWSEIIRRVRESSQMLEKPCRVLMDLAGPKLRTGKLKPGPAVMKISPKKSAAGNVIFPAQVWLSHKEAGPPPSHFSTNAVLFLDDQEFLTKLEVGDSLRFSDARGKKRRLKISGKFHVFSGTGYVAECTSTAYVQSGTQLFMKGKKSRSPVGEVVDVPVTEPFVRLKVGDLLIISRGSASKEDELSVSTSGTHRLTCSSGYLFDSVKPGEPIAFDDGKIWGVIQGTSISEITVSITHAGPKGTKLGSEKSINIPESTVQYEGLTSKDLMDLEFIAAHADMLGISFVRDAHDITMLRQELERRKLENLGIVLKIETKSGFETLPLLLLEAMKSPNPLGVMIARGDLAVECGWERLADMQEEIISLCDAAHVPVIWATQVLESLVKSGVPTRAEITDAANGRRVSCIMLNKGKHIAGAVSTLDKILHSNSTKMKTELKSILLCSHLF; this is encoded by the exons ATGCAATTTCAGCTCTTACATTCACAAGTCATTACCAT AAATTACTTGGCTAGTGCAAATAACTTGATTCATTATCTGGCATTGAGATGCCTTGATGTCGAGCAGCTGAAGTATGATCTCTCTTTGATTGGTCTTCTGAATTTGGAGACTATCAATTCACATGTCCTTGCAAGTCTTACTGCAAGTATTCAAGTATTGGAGAACTCAAACACTGATCCTCGAAAACCTGATGAAAACATCGATGGAGGCATTTTCTCTCATAAAAGATTAAACCAACAAGAGTTTGCAGCCTTTACAATACAAACAATGAGGAAGAAGGTATTCTCTAACAGAGAGTTGTTGTTGGGCCAACTGGAAGATGGTAGAACTACTCATATCATGGTAACGGTTGGGGAGGAAGCTATTGAGAGTGAAGCGTTTATTACTGAGCTCATGAAGGCAGGGGCCTCAATTATTCGTATCAACTGTGCACATGGAAGTCCTAGTACTTGGAGTGAGATAATCAGAAGAGTAAGAGAGAGTTCTCAAATGCTAGAAAAACCTTGTCGAGTTCTCATGGATTTAGCTGGACCAAAGCTCCGAACAGGAAAGCTGAAGCCTGGTCCAGCTGTGATGAAAATATCCCCTAAAAAATCTGCTGCTGGAAATGTAATCTTTCCTGCTCAAGTTTGGCTGTCACACAAAGAAGCAGGTCCTCCTCCTTCTCATTTTTCTACCAATGCAGTTTTATTCTTAGATGACCAAGAATTTCTTACTAAGCTTGAGGTAGGTGACAGTTTAAGATTTTCTGATGCTAGAGGGAAAAAAAGGAGACTCAAGATTTCTGGAAAGTTTCATGTTTTTTCTGGAACTGGATATGTGGCGGAGTGTACTAGCACTGCTTATGTTCAGTCAGGAACACAACTGTTtatgaagggaaagaaaagcaGGTCTCCTGTTGGAGAGGTGGTTGATGTCCCAGTGACTGAGCCATTTGTCAGACTGAAAGTTGGGGACCTACTGATTATATCACGAGGCAGTGCTTCTAAAGAAGATGAACTATCTGTATCCACAAGTGGCACTCATAGGCTTACTTGTTCCTCTGGGTACCTATTTGATTCAGTGAAACCTGGTGAGCCAATTGCTTTTGATGACGGGAAGATTTGGGGAGTTATCCAAGGAACAAGTATATCAGAGATCACAGTTTCAATCACTCATGCCGGTCCTAAAGGCACGAAACTTGGATCCGAAAAATCCATAAACATCCCAGAGAGCACTGTTCAGTACGAGGGGCTTACTTCAAAGGATCTTATGGATCTTGAGTTCATAGCTGCTCATGCTGACATGTTAGGTATTTCTTTTGTCCGAGATGCTCATGATATTACTATGCTCCGCCAAGAATTGGAGAGACGGAAACTTGAAAATCTTGGGATTGTATTGAAGATTGAGACAAAGAGTGGTTTTGAAACATTGCCTTTATTGCTGTTGGAGGCGATGAAGTCTCCAAATCCATTGGGAGTCATGATTGCTAGAGGAGATCTTGCGGTGGAGTGTGGGTGGGAAAGGCTGGCTGATATGCAGGAAGAAATTATCTCTCTTTGCGATGCTGCACATGTACCAGTCATTTGGGCAACTCAGGTCTTGGAGTCGCTCGTAAAGTCTGGTGTCCCCACTCGAGCAGAAATCACTGATGCAGCCAATGGAAGGAG GGTAAGCTGTATAATGCTGAATAAAGGGAAACACATTGCGGGAGCTGTTTCAACTTTAGACAAAATCCTCCATTCGAACTCCACGAAGATGAAAACAGAATTGAAGTCCATTTTACTCTGCAGCCACCTCTTCTGA
- the LOC8274371 gene encoding plastidial pyruvate kinase 4, chloroplastic isoform X1 has protein sequence MSLNAISALTFTSHYHAIQSVDFLGFVFSNLKVKPFTNVSCRLNGRQPSCIIQLLAIKSKSTTLAFSIPDENDWGSFRGCTDDHQMELPLEDDETSSVSEDARVVSSVSEASLAHTVELLGRQGSLLDKLKAIKLHILASEQWNASKLQLCHKNYLASANNLIHYLALRCLDVEQLKYDLSLIGLLNLETINSHVLASLTASIQVLENSNTDPRKPDENIDGGIFSHKRLNQQEFAAFTIQTMRKKVFSNRELLLGQLEDGRTTHIMVTVGEEAIESEAFITELMKAGASIIRINCAHGSPSTWSEIIRRVRESSQMLEKPCRVLMDLAGPKLRTGKLKPGPAVMKISPKKSAAGNVIFPAQVWLSHKEAGPPPSHFSTNAVLFLDDQEFLTKLEVGDSLRFSDARGKKRRLKISGKFHVFSGTGYVAECTSTAYVQSGTQLFMKGKKSRSPVGEVVDVPVTEPFVRLKVGDLLIISRGSASKEDELSVSTSGTHRLTCSSGYLFDSVKPGEPIAFDDGKIWGVIQGTSISEITVSITHAGPKGTKLGSEKSINIPESTVQYEGLTSKDLMDLEFIAAHADMLGISFVRDAHDITMLRQELERRKLENLGIVLKIETKSGFETLPLLLLEAMKSPNPLGVMIARGDLAVECGWERLADMQEEIISLCDAAHVPVIWATQVLESLVKSGVPTRAEITDAANGRRVSCIMLNKGKHIAGAVSTLDKILHSNSTKMKTELKSILLCSHLF, from the exons ATGTCGCTTAATGCAATTTCAGCTCTTACATTCACAAGTCATTACCAT GCTATTCAATCTGTTGATTTCTTAGGGTTtgtattttccaacttaaaggTGAAGCCTTTTACAAATGTGTCCTGTAGACTTAATGGAAGGCAGCCCAGTTgcattattcaattattagcTATTAAATCAAAGTCAACAACTTTGGCTTTTTCCATTCCCGATGAAAACGATTGGGGCAGCTTTCGTGGTTGCACTGATGATCATCAAATGGAACTTCCTCTGGAAGATGATGAGACTTCCAGTGTTTCGGAGGATGCCAGAGTTGTTTCTTCTGTTTCAGAAGCTAGCCTTGCTCATACGGTTGAGCTTCTGGGGAGACAAGGAAGCTTACTTGATAAATTAAAGGCCATTAAATTGCATATCTTAGCTTCGGAGCAATGGAATGCTTCTAAACTTCAATTGTGTCACAA AAATTACTTGGCTAGTGCAAATAACTTGATTCATTATCTGGCATTGAGATGCCTTGATGTCGAGCAGCTGAAGTATGATCTCTCTTTGATTGGTCTTCTGAATTTGGAGACTATCAATTCACATGTCCTTGCAAGTCTTACTGCAAGTATTCAAGTATTGGAGAACTCAAACACTGATCCTCGAAAACCTGATGAAAACATCGATGGAGGCATTTTCTCTCATAAAAGATTAAACCAACAAGAGTTTGCAGCCTTTACAATACAAACAATGAGGAAGAAGGTATTCTCTAACAGAGAGTTGTTGTTGGGCCAACTGGAAGATGGTAGAACTACTCATATCATGGTAACGGTTGGGGAGGAAGCTATTGAGAGTGAAGCGTTTATTACTGAGCTCATGAAGGCAGGGGCCTCAATTATTCGTATCAACTGTGCACATGGAAGTCCTAGTACTTGGAGTGAGATAATCAGAAGAGTAAGAGAGAGTTCTCAAATGCTAGAAAAACCTTGTCGAGTTCTCATGGATTTAGCTGGACCAAAGCTCCGAACAGGAAAGCTGAAGCCTGGTCCAGCTGTGATGAAAATATCCCCTAAAAAATCTGCTGCTGGAAATGTAATCTTTCCTGCTCAAGTTTGGCTGTCACACAAAGAAGCAGGTCCTCCTCCTTCTCATTTTTCTACCAATGCAGTTTTATTCTTAGATGACCAAGAATTTCTTACTAAGCTTGAGGTAGGTGACAGTTTAAGATTTTCTGATGCTAGAGGGAAAAAAAGGAGACTCAAGATTTCTGGAAAGTTTCATGTTTTTTCTGGAACTGGATATGTGGCGGAGTGTACTAGCACTGCTTATGTTCAGTCAGGAACACAACTGTTtatgaagggaaagaaaagcaGGTCTCCTGTTGGAGAGGTGGTTGATGTCCCAGTGACTGAGCCATTTGTCAGACTGAAAGTTGGGGACCTACTGATTATATCACGAGGCAGTGCTTCTAAAGAAGATGAACTATCTGTATCCACAAGTGGCACTCATAGGCTTACTTGTTCCTCTGGGTACCTATTTGATTCAGTGAAACCTGGTGAGCCAATTGCTTTTGATGACGGGAAGATTTGGGGAGTTATCCAAGGAACAAGTATATCAGAGATCACAGTTTCAATCACTCATGCCGGTCCTAAAGGCACGAAACTTGGATCCGAAAAATCCATAAACATCCCAGAGAGCACTGTTCAGTACGAGGGGCTTACTTCAAAGGATCTTATGGATCTTGAGTTCATAGCTGCTCATGCTGACATGTTAGGTATTTCTTTTGTCCGAGATGCTCATGATATTACTATGCTCCGCCAAGAATTGGAGAGACGGAAACTTGAAAATCTTGGGATTGTATTGAAGATTGAGACAAAGAGTGGTTTTGAAACATTGCCTTTATTGCTGTTGGAGGCGATGAAGTCTCCAAATCCATTGGGAGTCATGATTGCTAGAGGAGATCTTGCGGTGGAGTGTGGGTGGGAAAGGCTGGCTGATATGCAGGAAGAAATTATCTCTCTTTGCGATGCTGCACATGTACCAGTCATTTGGGCAACTCAGGTCTTGGAGTCGCTCGTAAAGTCTGGTGTCCCCACTCGAGCAGAAATCACTGATGCAGCCAATGGAAGGAG GGTAAGCTGTATAATGCTGAATAAAGGGAAACACATTGCGGGAGCTGTTTCAACTTTAGACAAAATCCTCCATTCGAACTCCACGAAGATGAAAACAGAATTGAAGTCCATTTTACTCTGCAGCCACCTCTTCTGA